One segment of Gasterosteus aculeatus chromosome 3, fGasAcu3.hap1.1, whole genome shotgun sequence DNA contains the following:
- the LOC120815612 gene encoding solute carrier family 22 member 13 isoform X3, which produces MFHCLTGARIGNQSFLFMQSDPERHCNTDWILQADSNLTTGQQLNLTLPRQEDGTFSRCLMFVPVERDIGDIREYGLNETTACQQGWKYHSSVYEATIVTDFDLVCDESEMPHLVQTIFMGGLLAGSFIFGPAAESYGRRRTTQLPVVLLLIFVTVAGASPNVYVYMLAQFIVGAALGGYRINSTVLATEWIGVTKRSMAACVSQMFAAVGQCAMAGLVYAIRDWRKVQFVIAGAQAFIFLYIWWIPESARWLLGQERTEEANKLIRRVAAINKKKIPENLLDEVTEKREVQSGGIRAILTSSVLMKYLFVISFAWFSLNLGYFCLVLNVGKLGLNIFLVQFLFGITEAPAHFLCIWVLELIGRKKSLISSLLTGSFFCLLTLAFPRDSAVVITALITAGKFFLNWGGSVCMVYIQELFPTSVRQTAVGFGSIAYRGAGLLSPLLNVLAAYHRSIPVGVFSSLTLISGALVFLLPETRRKELPDWTNEAEGSRNMTKKNTGSDANIVEHNSRKSTKL; this is translated from the exons ATGTTTCACTGTCTAACGGGAGCTCGGATCGGAAATCAGAG TTTCCTTTTCATGCAGTCCGATCCGGAGCGACACTGCAACACGGACTGGATCCTCCAGGCTGACTCCAACCTGACCACGGGCCAGCAGCTGAACCTCACGCTGCCCCGCCAGGAGGACGGGACCTTCAGCAGGTGTCTGATGTTCGTCCCTGTGGAGCGGGACATCGGAGACATCCGGGAGTACGGGCTCAATGAGACCACGGCGTGCCAGCAGGGATGGAAGTACCACAGCAGCGTGTACGAGGCCACCATAGTCACGGAT TTTGACCTCGTCTGTGACGAGTCGGAGATGCCTCATCTTGTGCAGACGATATTCATGGGCGGTTTACTCGCTGGTTCATTCATCTTCGGCCCTGCAGCTGAATC GTACGGACGCAGAAGAACCACGCAGTTACCAGTTGTTCTCCTGCTGATATTCGTCACAGTTGCTGGCGCGTCTCCAAATGTCTATGTTTACATGTTGGCACAGTTCATAGTTGGAGCTGCACTCGGAGGATATAGAATTAACTCCACCGTATTGG CTACAGAGTGGATTGGAGTCACCAAAAGGTCCATGGCCGCGTGTGTGAGCCAGATGTTTGCAGCTGTTGGACAGTGTGCCATGGCTGGCTTGGTCTATGCTATCCGTGACTGGAGAAAAGTGCAGTTTGTCATAGCAGGAGCGCAGGCCTTTATATTCCTGTACATATG GTGGATTCCGGAATCTGCGAGGTGGTTACTTGGACAGGAAAGAACCGAAGAAGCAAATAAGTTGATCCGTAGAGTTGCAGCgatcaataaaaagaaaattccaGAAAACCTGCTGGATGAG GTGACTGAGAAACGAGAAGTCCAAAGTGGAGGAATCAGAGCAATCTTGACCTCATCAGTCCTGATGAagtatttgtttgttatatCCTTTGCTTG gtTTTCATTAAATCTAGGCTACTTCTGCCTCGTTCTGAATGTGGGGAAGCTTGGTCTGAACATTTTCCTGGTTCAGTTCCTCTTTGGGATCACCGAGGCGCCGGCACATTTCCTCTGTATTTGGGTTCTAGAGTTGATTGGGAGAAAGAAATCGCTCATATCGTCCCTCCTGACCGGCAGTTTCTTTTGCCTCCTGACCCTGGCGTTCCCTCGGG ACAGCGCCGTTGTTATCACGGCCCTCATTACCGCTGGGAAGTTCTTTTTGAACTGGGGGGGCTCCGTATGCATGGTCTACATCCAGGAGTTGTTTCCCACTTCTGTCAG GCAGACAGCCGTTGGCTTTGGCTCCATCGCCTACCGAGGCGCCGGCCTGCTGTCTCCTTTGCTCAACGTTTTGGCTGCGTACCACCGGTCCATTCCCGTCGGGGTCTTCAGCAGCCTGACTCTGATCAGCGGGGCGCTGGTCTTCCTGCTTCCGGAGACGAGGAGAAAAGAGCTTCCCGATTGGACGAACGAGGCCGAGGGCAGCAG GAATATGACCAAGAAGAACACAGGAAGTGACGCCAACATCGTCGAACACAACAGCAGAAAATCCACCAAACTCTAG
- the LOC120815612 gene encoding solute carrier family 22 member 13 isoform X4, which produces MFHCLTGARIGNQSSFLFMQSDPERHCNTDWILQADSNLTTGQQLNLTLPRQEDGTFSRCLMFVPVERDIGDIREYGLNETTACQQGWKYHSSVYEATIVTDFDLVCDESEMPHLVQTIFMGGLLAGSFIFGPAAESYGRRRTTQLPVVLLLIFVTVAGASPNVYVYMLAQFIVGAALGGYRINSTVLATEWIGVTKRSMAACVSQMFAAVGQCAMAGLVYAIRDWRKVQFVIAGAQAFIFLYIWWIPESARWLLGQERTEEANKLIRRVAAINKKKIPENLLDEVTEKREVQSGGIRAILTSSVLMKYLFVISFAWLLLPRSECGEAWSEHFPGSVPLWDHRGAGTFPLYLGSRVDWEKEIAHIVPPDRQFLLPPDPGVPSGQRRCYHGPHYRWEVLFELGGLRMHGLHPGVVSHFCQADSRWLWLHRLPRRRPAVSFAQRFGCVPPVHSRRGLQQPDSDQRGAGLPASGDEEKRASRLDERGRGQQEYDQEEHRK; this is translated from the exons ATGTTTCACTGTCTAACGGGAGCTCGGATCGGAAATCAGAG CAGTTTCCTTTTCATGCAGTCCGATCCGGAGCGACACTGCAACACGGACTGGATCCTCCAGGCTGACTCCAACCTGACCACGGGCCAGCAGCTGAACCTCACGCTGCCCCGCCAGGAGGACGGGACCTTCAGCAGGTGTCTGATGTTCGTCCCTGTGGAGCGGGACATCGGAGACATCCGGGAGTACGGGCTCAATGAGACCACGGCGTGCCAGCAGGGATGGAAGTACCACAGCAGCGTGTACGAGGCCACCATAGTCACGGAT TTTGACCTCGTCTGTGACGAGTCGGAGATGCCTCATCTTGTGCAGACGATATTCATGGGCGGTTTACTCGCTGGTTCATTCATCTTCGGCCCTGCAGCTGAATC GTACGGACGCAGAAGAACCACGCAGTTACCAGTTGTTCTCCTGCTGATATTCGTCACAGTTGCTGGCGCGTCTCCAAATGTCTATGTTTACATGTTGGCACAGTTCATAGTTGGAGCTGCACTCGGAGGATATAGAATTAACTCCACCGTATTGG CTACAGAGTGGATTGGAGTCACCAAAAGGTCCATGGCCGCGTGTGTGAGCCAGATGTTTGCAGCTGTTGGACAGTGTGCCATGGCTGGCTTGGTCTATGCTATCCGTGACTGGAGAAAAGTGCAGTTTGTCATAGCAGGAGCGCAGGCCTTTATATTCCTGTACATATG GTGGATTCCGGAATCTGCGAGGTGGTTACTTGGACAGGAAAGAACCGAAGAAGCAAATAAGTTGATCCGTAGAGTTGCAGCgatcaataaaaagaaaattccaGAAAACCTGCTGGATGAG GTGACTGAGAAACGAGAAGTCCAAAGTGGAGGAATCAGAGCAATCTTGACCTCATCAGTCCTGATGAagtatttgtttgttatatCCTTTGCTTG GCTACTTCTGCCTCGTTCTGAATGTGGGGAAGCTTGGTCTGAACATTTTCCTGGTTCAGTTCCTCTTTGGGATCACCGAGGCGCCGGCACATTTCCTCTGTATTTGGGTTCTAGAGTTGATTGGGAGAAAGAAATCGCTCATATCGTCCCTCCTGACCGGCAGTTTCTTTTGCCTCCTGACCCTGGCGTTCCCTCGGG ACAGCGCCGTTGTTATCACGGCCCTCATTACCGCTGGGAAGTTCTTTTTGAACTGGGGGGGCTCCGTATGCATGGTCTACATCCAGGAGTTGTTTCCCACTTCTGTCAG GCAGACAGCCGTTGGCTTTGGCTCCATCGCCTACCGAGGCGCCGGCCTGCTGTCTCCTTTGCTCAACGTTTTGGCTGCGTACCACCGGTCCATTCCCGTCGGGGTCTTCAGCAGCCTGACTCTGATCAGCGGGGCGCTGGTCTTCCTGCTTCCGGAGACGAGGAGAAAAGAGCTTCCCGATTGGACGAACGAGGCCGAGGGCAGCAG GAATATGACCAAGAAGAACACAGGAAGTGA
- the LOC120815612 gene encoding solute carrier family 22 member 13 isoform X2, whose product MFHCLTGARIGNQSSFLFMQSDPERHCNTDWILQADSNLTTGQQLNLTLPRQEDGTFSRCLMFVPVERDIGDIREYGLNETTACQQGWKYHSSVYEATIVTDFDLVCDESEMPHLVQTIFMGGLLAGSFIFGPAAESYGRRRTTQLPVVLLLIFVTVAGASPNVYVYMLAQFIVGAALGGYRINSTVLATEWIGVTKRSMAACVSQMFAAVGQCAMAGLVYAIRDWRKVQFVIAGAQAFIFLYIWWIPESARWLLGQERTEEANKLIRRVAAINKKKIPENLLDEVTEKREVQSGGIRAILTSSVLMKYLFVISFAWFSLNLGYFCLVLNVGKLGLNIFLVQFLFGITEAPAHFLCIWVLELIGRKKSLISSLLTGSFFCLLTLAFPRDSAVVITALITAGKFFLNWGGSVCMVYIQELFPTSVRQTAVGFGSIAYRGAGLLSPLLNVLAAYHRSIPVGVFSSLTLISGALVFLLPETRRKELPDWTNEAEGSRNMTKKNTGSDANIVEHNSRKSTKL is encoded by the exons ATGTTTCACTGTCTAACGGGAGCTCGGATCGGAAATCAGAG CAGTTTCCTTTTCATGCAGTCCGATCCGGAGCGACACTGCAACACGGACTGGATCCTCCAGGCTGACTCCAACCTGACCACGGGCCAGCAGCTGAACCTCACGCTGCCCCGCCAGGAGGACGGGACCTTCAGCAGGTGTCTGATGTTCGTCCCTGTGGAGCGGGACATCGGAGACATCCGGGAGTACGGGCTCAATGAGACCACGGCGTGCCAGCAGGGATGGAAGTACCACAGCAGCGTGTACGAGGCCACCATAGTCACGGAT TTTGACCTCGTCTGTGACGAGTCGGAGATGCCTCATCTTGTGCAGACGATATTCATGGGCGGTTTACTCGCTGGTTCATTCATCTTCGGCCCTGCAGCTGAATC GTACGGACGCAGAAGAACCACGCAGTTACCAGTTGTTCTCCTGCTGATATTCGTCACAGTTGCTGGCGCGTCTCCAAATGTCTATGTTTACATGTTGGCACAGTTCATAGTTGGAGCTGCACTCGGAGGATATAGAATTAACTCCACCGTATTGG CTACAGAGTGGATTGGAGTCACCAAAAGGTCCATGGCCGCGTGTGTGAGCCAGATGTTTGCAGCTGTTGGACAGTGTGCCATGGCTGGCTTGGTCTATGCTATCCGTGACTGGAGAAAAGTGCAGTTTGTCATAGCAGGAGCGCAGGCCTTTATATTCCTGTACATATG GTGGATTCCGGAATCTGCGAGGTGGTTACTTGGACAGGAAAGAACCGAAGAAGCAAATAAGTTGATCCGTAGAGTTGCAGCgatcaataaaaagaaaattccaGAAAACCTGCTGGATGAG GTGACTGAGAAACGAGAAGTCCAAAGTGGAGGAATCAGAGCAATCTTGACCTCATCAGTCCTGATGAagtatttgtttgttatatCCTTTGCTTG gtTTTCATTAAATCTAGGCTACTTCTGCCTCGTTCTGAATGTGGGGAAGCTTGGTCTGAACATTTTCCTGGTTCAGTTCCTCTTTGGGATCACCGAGGCGCCGGCACATTTCCTCTGTATTTGGGTTCTAGAGTTGATTGGGAGAAAGAAATCGCTCATATCGTCCCTCCTGACCGGCAGTTTCTTTTGCCTCCTGACCCTGGCGTTCCCTCGGG ACAGCGCCGTTGTTATCACGGCCCTCATTACCGCTGGGAAGTTCTTTTTGAACTGGGGGGGCTCCGTATGCATGGTCTACATCCAGGAGTTGTTTCCCACTTCTGTCAG GCAGACAGCCGTTGGCTTTGGCTCCATCGCCTACCGAGGCGCCGGCCTGCTGTCTCCTTTGCTCAACGTTTTGGCTGCGTACCACCGGTCCATTCCCGTCGGGGTCTTCAGCAGCCTGACTCTGATCAGCGGGGCGCTGGTCTTCCTGCTTCCGGAGACGAGGAGAAAAGAGCTTCCCGATTGGACGAACGAGGCCGAGGGCAGCAG GAATATGACCAAGAAGAACACAGGAAGTGACGCCAACATCGTCGAACACAACAGCAGAAAATCCACCAAACTCTAG
- the LOC120815612 gene encoding solute carrier family 22 member 13 isoform X1 produces the protein MVDFGEILRTIGDFGFFQKIILLALAFPNFLFPIFFSSFLFMQSDPERHCNTDWILQADSNLTTGQQLNLTLPRQEDGTFSRCLMFVPVERDIGDIREYGLNETTACQQGWKYHSSVYEATIVTDFDLVCDESEMPHLVQTIFMGGLLAGSFIFGPAAESYGRRRTTQLPVVLLLIFVTVAGASPNVYVYMLAQFIVGAALGGYRINSTVLATEWIGVTKRSMAACVSQMFAAVGQCAMAGLVYAIRDWRKVQFVIAGAQAFIFLYIWWIPESARWLLGQERTEEANKLIRRVAAINKKKIPENLLDEVTEKREVQSGGIRAILTSSVLMKYLFVISFAWFSLNLGYFCLVLNVGKLGLNIFLVQFLFGITEAPAHFLCIWVLELIGRKKSLISSLLTGSFFCLLTLAFPRDSAVVITALITAGKFFLNWGGSVCMVYIQELFPTSVRQTAVGFGSIAYRGAGLLSPLLNVLAAYHRSIPVGVFSSLTLISGALVFLLPETRRKELPDWTNEAEGSRNMTKKNTGSDANIVEHNSRKSTKL, from the exons ATGGTGGATTTTGGAGAGATCCTGAGAACCATCGGAGACTTTGGCTTCTTCCAAAAGATCATCCTTCTTGCGTTAGCCTTCCCCAACTTCTTATTCCCCATCTTCTTCAGCAGTTTCCTTTTCATGCAGTCCGATCCGGAGCGACACTGCAACACGGACTGGATCCTCCAGGCTGACTCCAACCTGACCACGGGCCAGCAGCTGAACCTCACGCTGCCCCGCCAGGAGGACGGGACCTTCAGCAGGTGTCTGATGTTCGTCCCTGTGGAGCGGGACATCGGAGACATCCGGGAGTACGGGCTCAATGAGACCACGGCGTGCCAGCAGGGATGGAAGTACCACAGCAGCGTGTACGAGGCCACCATAGTCACGGAT TTTGACCTCGTCTGTGACGAGTCGGAGATGCCTCATCTTGTGCAGACGATATTCATGGGCGGTTTACTCGCTGGTTCATTCATCTTCGGCCCTGCAGCTGAATC GTACGGACGCAGAAGAACCACGCAGTTACCAGTTGTTCTCCTGCTGATATTCGTCACAGTTGCTGGCGCGTCTCCAAATGTCTATGTTTACATGTTGGCACAGTTCATAGTTGGAGCTGCACTCGGAGGATATAGAATTAACTCCACCGTATTGG CTACAGAGTGGATTGGAGTCACCAAAAGGTCCATGGCCGCGTGTGTGAGCCAGATGTTTGCAGCTGTTGGACAGTGTGCCATGGCTGGCTTGGTCTATGCTATCCGTGACTGGAGAAAAGTGCAGTTTGTCATAGCAGGAGCGCAGGCCTTTATATTCCTGTACATATG GTGGATTCCGGAATCTGCGAGGTGGTTACTTGGACAGGAAAGAACCGAAGAAGCAAATAAGTTGATCCGTAGAGTTGCAGCgatcaataaaaagaaaattccaGAAAACCTGCTGGATGAG GTGACTGAGAAACGAGAAGTCCAAAGTGGAGGAATCAGAGCAATCTTGACCTCATCAGTCCTGATGAagtatttgtttgttatatCCTTTGCTTG gtTTTCATTAAATCTAGGCTACTTCTGCCTCGTTCTGAATGTGGGGAAGCTTGGTCTGAACATTTTCCTGGTTCAGTTCCTCTTTGGGATCACCGAGGCGCCGGCACATTTCCTCTGTATTTGGGTTCTAGAGTTGATTGGGAGAAAGAAATCGCTCATATCGTCCCTCCTGACCGGCAGTTTCTTTTGCCTCCTGACCCTGGCGTTCCCTCGGG ACAGCGCCGTTGTTATCACGGCCCTCATTACCGCTGGGAAGTTCTTTTTGAACTGGGGGGGCTCCGTATGCATGGTCTACATCCAGGAGTTGTTTCCCACTTCTGTCAG GCAGACAGCCGTTGGCTTTGGCTCCATCGCCTACCGAGGCGCCGGCCTGCTGTCTCCTTTGCTCAACGTTTTGGCTGCGTACCACCGGTCCATTCCCGTCGGGGTCTTCAGCAGCCTGACTCTGATCAGCGGGGCGCTGGTCTTCCTGCTTCCGGAGACGAGGAGAAAAGAGCTTCCCGATTGGACGAACGAGGCCGAGGGCAGCAG GAATATGACCAAGAAGAACACAGGAAGTGACGCCAACATCGTCGAACACAACAGCAGAAAATCCACCAAACTCTAG